The proteins below are encoded in one region of Chitinophagaceae bacterium:
- a CDS encoding xanthine dehydrogenase family protein molybdopterin-binding subunit gives MATTHSRRNFLKVSALSGGGMLIGFSLFNLPAEASALEEMVFAPNAYIKIAADGTIVLLAPNPEIGQGVKTSLPMIIAEELGVDWKKIKVELAPLHSKMGRQTAGGSGSVRGRFTELRTVGATAREMLTTAAAQQWNVPVTECGVENGEVIHTASGKKLSYASLASAAAKLEVPTKPTLKDPKEFKLIGTRVIDVDAHKIVTGQPLFGIDTRREGMLFAMVSRAPAYGKTLGEVNDAAALKIEGVKKVVKIKNAVAVLATSTWAAKKGRDALVIQWNAGEKLENSAEHFVTFKALLEKPAPTAPARNDGDVDAAKTRCCKILDVTYEIPALSLGQMEPLNFYANVKDGKVELFGPTQVPGSVRSEVSKQLGIAEENITISSPRQGGGFGRKLMTDNAVEAALISAAAQSPVQVQWTREDDMQNDFYRPAEMWRYRAALSVDNLLSWHQSGVGIGRGVRGDSYVAGAVAKLPCRGARLHKAIHQQAGGEHPVQTH, from the coding sequence ATGGCTACAACACATTCAAGAAGAAACTTCCTGAAAGTATCTGCTTTATCAGGTGGTGGTATGCTGATTGGTTTCAGTTTATTCAACCTGCCTGCAGAAGCAAGCGCATTGGAAGAAATGGTTTTTGCACCGAATGCTTATATTAAAATTGCTGCTGACGGTACGATTGTGTTACTGGCACCGAACCCGGAAATTGGTCAGGGTGTAAAAACATCGTTACCAATGATCATTGCAGAAGAACTGGGTGTTGATTGGAAAAAGATCAAGGTTGAATTAGCACCATTACACAGTAAAATGGGCAGACAAACTGCTGGTGGCAGCGGATCGGTAAGAGGACGATTTACTGAATTACGGACAGTTGGAGCAACAGCCCGTGAAATGTTAACGACTGCTGCAGCACAGCAATGGAATGTTCCTGTAACTGAATGCGGAGTTGAAAATGGAGAAGTAATACATACTGCAAGTGGGAAAAAATTGAGTTATGCATCGTTGGCATCCGCTGCAGCGAAATTGGAAGTGCCAACTAAACCAACCTTAAAAGATCCGAAAGAATTTAAACTCATCGGCACACGTGTTATTGATGTAGATGCACATAAAATTGTAACCGGTCAGCCATTATTTGGAATTGATACAAGAAGAGAAGGAATGCTGTTCGCCATGGTAAGCCGTGCTCCTGCCTATGGAAAAACATTGGGCGAAGTAAACGATGCCGCTGCGTTGAAAATTGAAGGGGTAAAAAAAGTAGTGAAGATCAAGAATGCAGTTGCGGTTCTTGCAACATCAACATGGGCTGCAAAAAAAGGCAGAGATGCATTGGTGATTCAATGGAATGCAGGAGAAAAATTAGAAAACAGTGCAGAACATTTTGTAACGTTTAAAGCCTTGCTTGAAAAACCTGCACCAACAGCACCTGCCAGGAATGATGGAGATGTTGATGCAGCGAAAACAAGGTGCTGCAAAATTCTTGATGTAACATATGAAATACCTGCACTGTCGCTCGGACAGATGGAGCCGCTGAATTTTTATGCGAATGTGAAAGATGGGAAAGTAGAATTGTTTGGTCCAACACAAGTGCCCGGTTCAGTAAGAAGCGAAGTATCAAAACAATTAGGAATAGCGGAAGAAAATATAACCATTTCATCGCCCCGACAAGGTGGTGGTTTTGGCAGAAAGTTAATGACTGATAATGCTGTGGAAGCTGCGTTGATCTCGGCTGCAGCACAAAGCCCGGTGCAGGTACAATGGACACGGGAAGATGACATGCAAAATGATTTCTATCGTCCGGCAGAAATGTGGAGATACCGTGCGGCACTCTCAGTCGACAATTTATTATCATGGCATCAATCAGGTGTTGGTATTGGTCGTGGTGTGAGGGGTGATAGTTATGTTGCAGGAGCTGTTGCAAAACTACCGTGCAGAGGGGCAAGGCTTCACAAAGCAATACACCAACAGGCTGGTGGAGAGCACCCGGTGCAAACACATTAG
- a CDS encoding (2Fe-2S)-binding protein, whose amino-acid sequence MAAINLNVNGKTLSVDVDPATPLLWVLRDHLNLVGTKFGCGMAQCGACTVHLNGVAIRSCSLPVSSVKNNAIVTIEGLSEKGDHPLQQAWEELDVSQCGYCQAGQIMSAAALLKRNPKPTDQDIDNAMSGNICRCGTHVRIRKAIHLAAKQQSTK is encoded by the coding sequence GTGGCAGCAATTAATTTAAACGTAAATGGTAAAACGCTATCGGTTGATGTAGATCCTGCAACGCCTCTTTTATGGGTGCTGAGAGATCATTTAAATCTTGTTGGTACAAAATTTGGCTGCGGCATGGCGCAATGCGGTGCATGTACCGTTCACTTAAACGGTGTAGCTATCCGTTCCTGCTCATTACCTGTTTCTTCTGTAAAAAATAATGCCATTGTTACCATTGAAGGATTAAGCGAAAAGGGTGATCATCCTTTGCAACAGGCATGGGAAGAACTCGATGTTTCGCAATGTGGTTATTGCCAGGCGGGCCAGATCATGAGTGCAGCTGCATTATTAAAACGAAACCCCAAGCCAACTGATCAGGATATTGATAATGCGATGTCGGGAAATATCTGCAGATGCGGAACACATGTCCGCATTCGTAAAGCAATTCATTTAGCAGCCAAACAACAAAGCACAAAATAA
- a CDS encoding carboxymuconolactone decarboxylase family protein, translating to MVKNKILFCLFVLINQVVFAQTKTDTAMSLSKKERSIVSISAYTAKGNMPKLHNALNDGLDAGLTVNEVKEVLVQLYAYAGFPRSLNALHTLMDVLKERKQKGINDVQGKEPKPLPTDKSKLQFGTEMQTKLVGQPVRGEVYAFAPAIDQFLKEHLFGDIFGRDNIDWKTREIATISALAGLGGVENQLRSHFNVGIYNGLTEAQLVELVTIIQTKVSTKDGIAANDVLQTVLKKSPAVTVNHQTNKENKPELIFPTGNKITNNNFTGTAYLQPLVGSDSLNQTSVGNVTFEPGARTNWHYHPGGQILLVIDGVGYYQEKGSPKRILRKGDTVKCPPNVTHWHGASVDSGFVQVAITNTQKNAVVWLQPVTEEEYKSNNR from the coding sequence AACAAAAACGGATACTGCTATGTCACTGAGTAAAAAAGAACGCAGCATTGTCTCTATTTCAGCATACACAGCTAAGGGGAATATGCCCAAACTTCACAACGCATTGAATGATGGATTGGATGCTGGCTTAACTGTAAATGAAGTAAAAGAAGTGTTGGTACAGTTGTATGCTTATGCAGGTTTTCCCCGCAGCTTAAATGCACTCCACACTTTAATGGATGTGCTGAAAGAACGAAAACAAAAGGGAATCAACGATGTGCAGGGCAAAGAACCAAAGCCATTGCCGACTGATAAAAGCAAACTGCAATTCGGTACAGAAATGCAAACCAAACTTGTGGGGCAACCTGTAAGAGGTGAAGTGTATGCATTTGCACCAGCCATTGATCAGTTTTTAAAAGAGCATTTGTTTGGCGATATTTTCGGACGGGATAATATTGACTGGAAAACAAGAGAGATTGCTACCATTTCTGCATTGGCTGGTTTAGGTGGCGTCGAAAATCAGTTGCGTTCACATTTCAATGTAGGTATCTACAATGGATTAACAGAAGCACAACTTGTTGAACTGGTAACGATCATTCAAACAAAAGTTTCCACAAAAGATGGCATTGCTGCAAATGATGTGTTACAGACTGTGTTGAAAAAAAGTCCTGCTGTAACAGTTAATCATCAAACAAATAAGGAAAATAAACCTGAACTCATTTTCCCAACAGGCAATAAAATCACGAATAATAACTTCACCGGGACGGCTTACCTACAGCCGCTTGTTGGTAGCGACAGCCTTAATCAAACCTCAGTAGGTAATGTAACTTTTGAACCGGGAGCAAGAACAAACTGGCACTATCATCCAGGCGGACAAATTTTATTGGTGATCGATGGTGTGGGCTATTACCAGGAAAAAGGAAGTCCAAAGAGAATCCTGCGTAAAGGAGATACTGTAAAGTGCCCGCCTAATGTTACTCATTGGCATGGAGCAAGTGTTGATTCAGGATTTGTACAAGTTGCTATCACCAACACGCAAAAAAATGCCGTCGTTTGGTTGCAGCCCGTAACAGAAGAAGAGTACAAGAGTAATAACCGGTAA